Genomic segment of Rhodospirillaceae bacterium:
GTGTGGCGCCGGATGCTGCCGATCGTCGAGCGCCGCTGGCCGGGGCGCTGGGTGGCGGCCGACCTGCGCGGCCACGGCCGCTCGGCCCACGCGCCGCCCTACGGCTATGCCGGATTCGCCGCCGACGTGGCGAACGCGCTCGGCGGGCAGGACGAAGACGTTGTCCTGCTCGGCCATTCGATGGGCGGCGTCGTGGCGATGGCGCTGGCGACCGGCTGGTTCGGGGTCCGGGTGCGTCGGGTCTTCGCCTTCGGCGTCAAGATCGGCTGGACGGCGGACGAGGTCGCCCGGATGCACATGCTGGCGGCGGCGCCCGCGAAACTCTTCGGCAGCTACAACGAGGCGGCCGAACGCTATCTCCGGGTCTCGGGCCTCGCCGGCCTGGCCGACCCCGATTCGCCCGAGGCCCGGGCCGGCGTTGCCGAAGCGGACGGGGGCTTCCGTCTTGCCGCCGACCAGGGCATCTACGCTGCCGTCGGGCCGGCGGTCGCCGATTTCCACCGCGCAGCCAGCGCGCCGGTCCGGCTCGCTGCGGGGGAGGCCGATCCAATGGTGTCCCTGGCCGAAATGCAGGCGCTGGATCCGCAGGCGGCGCTGTTGCCCGGCCTCGGCCACAACTGCCATGTCGAGGCGCCGGAGCGGGTCTGGGACCTGTTCGAACGGACGCTGGACGAGTAGGCGCTCGCCCGCGCTGCGGGACCGCCCGAAACCGCCGGGAACCGGGCGGCCCGTGTCAACTTCGCCCTGTATCCGGGTGCTGCCTCGCCCTATGCCTTATGCCGACTGCGCCCGAAAGCGCGGGCCGGACCGGTCCGGCGGCCCGGTTTCGTACCATTCGCAATCAGGAGCGCCGCATGACCGGCTTGCAAGGAAAGACCCTGTTCATCACCGGCGCGACGCGCGGCATCGGCCACGCCATCGGCCTCCGGGCGGCGGAGGACGGCGCCAACATCGTCATCGCGGCCAAGACGACGGAGCCGCACTCGAAACTGCCCGGCACCATTTACACCGCCGCCGAGGACATGCAGCGGGCCGGCGGCAAGGCACTCGCCCTGCCGGTCGACGTGCGCGACGACGGCGGCCTCCGCGACGCCATGGAAGCCGCGGCGGAGGCCTTCGGCGGCATCGACATCCTGGTCAACAACGCCAGCGCGCTCAGCCTGACCGACACGCCGTCGACGCCGATGAAGCGCTACGACCTGATCATGGGCATCAACACCCGCGGCACCTTTGCGGCGACCCAGGCGGCGCTGCCGTATCTCAGGGAGGCGGCCAACCCGCATATCCTGACGCTCAGCCCGCCGCTCGACATGAATCCGCGGTGGTTCCGGGATTCGACGGCCTATACGATCTCGAAAATGGGCATGTCCATGTGCGTGATCGGCCATGCCGCGGAGTTCGCGCGCTACGGCATTGCCGTGAACGGCCTGTGGCCGCGGACCTTCATTTCGACCGCGGCGCTGAAGCTGGTGCCCGGCATGGACTGGGAAACCGCGCGCACGCCGGAAATCCTGGCTGACTGCGCCCACATCGTCCTGACCCGCGATGCCAGGACCTGCACCGGCAACCTGTTCCTCGACGAGGAGGTGCTGGCGTCGGAAGGCATTACCGACCTGGACAAATACCGCAACCATCCGGACAAGCCGCTCGCCATCGACTTTTTCGTCGACGGGTTCGGGGCGTAGGTTGGCGATCCGGCCCGAAATTCGTCGCGCGGTCGATTCCCCGCCGTCATTTCGACCGAAGCGGGCGATAGCCCGCGAAGCGGAGAAATCTTTCCGGCACAGCGCAATGGACATTGCGCCTCGCGTGAAAGATATCTCCGCTCCGCCCCGGATAAAATCCGGGGCTCCGGTCGATATGACGGCCGATGACGGGTTGCTACCGGCCGGGTAAGGACCCGGAGCGGAACTCAGGGAGAAACAGCCATGCTGATGACACTCGGCGAAGCCATCGGGAAGGCCGCGGCGGCGTTCGGCGGCAAGCCGGCGGTGATATTCCGCGATGTGCCCTACAGCTACGACGCGCTCGACCGGCGCGCCAGCCGGGTCGCCAACGCCCTGGTCGCGCACGGCATCGCGCCGGGCGACCGGGTGACCCTGTGCGGGCAGAACTCCTACGACTGGGTCGCGGCCTATTACGGCACGGCCAAGGCCGGCGCGGTGCTCAACCCGGTCACCGCCATGCTGACCGCCGGGGAGATCGGCTACATCGCCGGCAATTGCGGCGCCAGGCTGCTGATGGTCGGCGCCGGCAAGGGCGACGGGCTGATGGATGCGCTGGCCGGGTCCGATGTCGAGCGGGTCGTCCTGTTCGACGACGACGGGCCGGCGGATGCGACCCGCTTCGAGGACTTCCTCGCCGGTGCGCCGGAAGACTTCGAGGTCCGGCCCCGCGGCCTCGATGACCTGGCCGCGATCGGCTACACCTCGGGCACCACCGGCCATCCCAAGGGCGCGATGATGTCCAACCGCGCCATCGCCGTCGGCACGGCGGGGATGAAGCTCATGCACGGGCGGACACCGGACGATATCGTCGTCACCGCGCTGCCCTGCTCCCACGTCTACGGCAAGGCGGTGATGAACGGCTCGCTGTTCTATGGCTCGACGCTCGTCCTGCTCGAAAGGTTCGTGTCAGAGGACATGCTGCGCTCGGTCGAGCAATACCGCGCGACCATGCTGGAGGCGGTGCCGACGGGCTTCATGTACATGCTGGCCGACCCGGCCATCGACAACTACGACTATTCGAGCCTGGAGCGGCTGACCTGCGGCGGGCAGACCTTTCCGGCCGCCACGGCCGCCGAGGTCG
This window contains:
- a CDS encoding alpha/beta hydrolase, giving the protein MSTIQIHTESGGSGGPLLVLLHGIGGNAAVWRRMLPIVERRWPGRWVAADLRGHGRSAHAPPYGYAGFAADVANALGGQDEDVVLLGHSMGGVVAMALATGWFGVRVRRVFAFGVKIGWTADEVARMHMLAAAPAKLFGSYNEAAERYLRVSGLAGLADPDSPEARAGVAEADGGFRLAADQGIYAAVGPAVADFHRAASAPVRLAAGEADPMVSLAEMQALDPQAALLPGLGHNCHVEAPERVWDLFERTLDE
- a CDS encoding NAD(P)-dependent oxidoreductase; translated protein: MTGLQGKTLFITGATRGIGHAIGLRAAEDGANIVIAAKTTEPHSKLPGTIYTAAEDMQRAGGKALALPVDVRDDGGLRDAMEAAAEAFGGIDILVNNASALSLTDTPSTPMKRYDLIMGINTRGTFAATQAALPYLREAANPHILTLSPPLDMNPRWFRDSTAYTISKMGMSMCVIGHAAEFARYGIAVNGLWPRTFISTAALKLVPGMDWETARTPEILADCAHIVLTRDARTCTGNLFLDEEVLASEGITDLDKYRNHPDKPLAIDFFVDGFGA
- a CDS encoding AMP-binding protein, whose amino-acid sequence is MLMTLGEAIGKAAAAFGGKPAVIFRDVPYSYDALDRRASRVANALVAHGIAPGDRVTLCGQNSYDWVAAYYGTAKAGAVLNPVTAMLTAGEIGYIAGNCGARLLMVGAGKGDGLMDALAGSDVERVVLFDDDGPADATRFEDFLAGAPEDFEVRPRGLDDLAAIGYTSGTTGHPKGAMMSNRAIAVGTAGMKLMHGRTPDDIVVTALPCSHVYGKAVMNGSLFYGSTLVLLERFVSEDMLRSVEQYRATMLEAVPTGFMYMLADPAIDNYDYSSLERLTCGGQTFPAATAAEVEEKFGATLLELWGMTELAGLGTTQASLCERRLGSIGVALPYIEARIGGLEDPSQTMPAGEPGELLIRGPIVMMGYYGNEAATREAMADDGWFRTGDVCTRDEDGFLWVVDRKKDMINTAGFNVYPAELERVLAAHPDVSMVAVGGVPDAQKGELAKAYVVPRPGSDPDADDIFAHCRKTLAPYKVPRKIQFVADLPTNPTGKILRRELHTIDDGG